The Salinispora tropica CNB-440 genome has a window encoding:
- a CDS encoding YbhB/YbcL family Raf kinase inhibitor-like protein, protein MTLERPIAPDPYELLPTVPSFTLTSDDVRNGEPMDATYAHPSVGGDDLSPHLAWSGFPAETKGFVVTCFDPDAPTGSGFWHWVLVNLPTSVTELPRGASSDGLGGAFTVRNDYSQRGYGGAAPPPGDHPHRYLFAVHALDVERLDVTPDASPAYVGFNLAFHTLARAVIRPTHQVTQ, encoded by the coding sequence ATGACCCTGGAACGACCGATCGCCCCGGACCCGTACGAACTCCTGCCGACGGTGCCATCGTTCACGCTCACCAGTGACGACGTACGCAACGGCGAGCCGATGGACGCGACGTATGCCCATCCGAGCGTCGGCGGCGACGACCTCTCCCCACACCTGGCCTGGTCAGGCTTCCCCGCCGAGACCAAGGGTTTCGTCGTGACCTGCTTCGACCCGGACGCGCCGACCGGCAGTGGCTTCTGGCACTGGGTACTGGTCAACCTGCCGACGAGTGTGACGGAGCTGCCGCGGGGAGCGAGTAGCGACGGCCTGGGCGGCGCCTTCACGGTCCGCAATGACTACAGTCAGCGGGGCTACGGGGGCGCCGCCCCGCCACCCGGCGATCACCCACACCGATACCTCTTCGCGGTGCACGCACTGGACGTGGAGCGCCTCGACGTCACCCCCGACGCCTCGCCGGCGTACGTGGGCTTCAACCTCGCCTTCCACACCCTGGCCCGCGCGGTGATCCGGCCGACCCATCAGGTCACGCAGTAG
- a CDS encoding class I SAM-dependent methyltransferase, with amino-acid sequence MAEITGNQRVQSEVLEGLATAVNHRRWFVELALPYLGENPIEVGSGLGDYALEWAERLPRFTATEADPERLVALKERLAAEQPGIEVREMLLPHTDGGDYSAVVSYNVLEHIEDHVGALRGMRDLVRPGSPVIIIVPAFEFAMSPADIATGHVRRYTTKTLAAAMTEAGLTVEKIHYANALGLIGYFMATKVFRLMPKEGPMVKVYDTLVLPLTKAVEQLVRPPFGQSVFAVARTPS; translated from the coding sequence ATGGCAGAAATAACCGGTAATCAGCGTGTCCAGTCCGAGGTGCTGGAAGGCCTCGCGACCGCCGTGAACCACCGCCGCTGGTTCGTTGAGCTGGCCCTGCCGTACCTCGGTGAAAACCCGATCGAGGTCGGCAGCGGCCTCGGTGACTACGCGCTGGAGTGGGCCGAGCGGCTACCCCGCTTCACCGCCACGGAGGCCGACCCGGAGCGACTCGTCGCGCTGAAGGAACGGCTCGCCGCCGAGCAGCCGGGCATCGAGGTGCGCGAGATGCTGCTGCCGCACACCGACGGCGGTGACTACAGTGCCGTCGTCTCGTACAACGTCCTGGAGCACATTGAGGACCACGTCGGGGCTCTGCGCGGCATGCGCGACCTGGTCCGGCCGGGCAGCCCGGTGATCATCATCGTGCCGGCGTTCGAGTTCGCGATGAGCCCCGCCGACATCGCCACCGGCCATGTTCGGCGGTACACGACGAAGACGCTGGCCGCCGCGATGACCGAAGCCGGGCTGACCGTCGAGAAGATCCACTACGCGAATGCGCTGGGGCTGATCGGTTACTTCATGGCCACCAAGGTCTTCCGGCTGATGCCGAAGGAGGGCCCGATGGTCAAGGTGTACGACACCCTGGTGCTCCCGCTGACCAAGGCCGTCGAGCAGCTGGTCCGTCCCCCGTTCGGCCAGTCCGTCTTCGCGGTGGCCCGTACCCCCTCCTGA
- a CDS encoding peptide deformylase: MTTSPLDRAADTFAVELARHRIERGLSKKQLAALMGFDPSYVSHVEGRRHRPTEDFARRAEAVLEASGAIWQRFCEYDELRHTRGDRAPHREPPGPGQRLPPGTGLIVEREHAHLTYRDETYHCVIRRELHNAGTEPITRYLVRVAVDRYPGDPGRSNRHHRAHPLTFAELQLRAHRLDGQEHEAMHWRTKHDRDAFKEIWLLFENTDRRFPLYPGDRATIEYAYQVGADKWGPWFQRAVRVPTRHLAVRLDLPTALDPQVWGAQTLLSAEEGPLRTPVARREEGDRTIFDWAANEPPLSGRYRMQWRFRSRPEGEPTEPGWLRPSDRMRSLGILQHDADLLRQPTRPFDLPREEEVAQQAVDRLTAALVRLDELHPFSKGVGVAAPQLGIGRAAAVVRPPDRGGEPVVLLNPRVVDAAPDSDEQYEGCLSFFDQRGLVPRPLRIDVEHTHLDGSRVITSYEYAMARLVAHEIDHLEGRLYVDRMAPGVPLVPVEEYRHTGQPWRY; the protein is encoded by the coding sequence ATGACGACATCACCGCTCGATCGGGCAGCCGACACCTTCGCCGTCGAACTCGCCCGCCACCGGATCGAGCGAGGGCTGTCCAAAAAACAGCTGGCCGCGCTGATGGGCTTCGATCCCTCGTACGTGAGCCACGTGGAGGGGCGCCGGCACCGGCCCACCGAAGACTTCGCCCGCCGGGCAGAGGCTGTACTGGAGGCCAGCGGAGCGATCTGGCAACGCTTCTGCGAGTACGACGAACTCCGACACACCCGCGGCGACCGAGCGCCGCACCGCGAGCCACCCGGCCCCGGGCAACGGCTGCCCCCCGGCACCGGCCTGATCGTCGAACGGGAACACGCCCACCTCACGTACCGGGATGAGACGTACCACTGCGTCATCCGTCGGGAGCTGCACAACGCCGGGACCGAGCCGATCACCCGTTACCTCGTACGCGTCGCCGTCGACCGCTACCCGGGCGATCCCGGCCGCTCCAACCGACACCACCGAGCACACCCGTTGACCTTCGCCGAGTTGCAGCTTCGCGCACACCGGCTGGACGGGCAGGAGCACGAGGCGATGCACTGGCGAACCAAACACGACCGGGACGCCTTCAAGGAGATCTGGCTGCTCTTCGAGAACACCGACCGGCGTTTCCCGCTCTACCCGGGCGACCGCGCCACCATCGAGTACGCGTACCAGGTCGGGGCGGACAAGTGGGGCCCCTGGTTCCAGCGAGCCGTCCGGGTGCCCACCCGGCACCTCGCCGTCCGGCTCGACCTGCCCACCGCACTCGACCCACAGGTCTGGGGTGCCCAGACCCTGCTCTCCGCGGAGGAGGGGCCGCTGCGTACCCCGGTGGCCCGCCGGGAGGAGGGCGACCGAACAATCTTCGACTGGGCGGCGAACGAGCCGCCGCTGAGCGGCCGCTACCGGATGCAGTGGCGATTCCGATCCCGCCCCGAAGGGGAGCCGACCGAGCCCGGCTGGCTGCGACCGAGCGACCGGATGCGGAGCCTCGGCATCCTCCAGCACGACGCCGACCTGCTCCGCCAGCCCACCCGCCCGTTCGACCTACCCCGCGAAGAGGAGGTCGCCCAGCAGGCGGTGGACCGGCTGACCGCGGCCCTGGTCCGCCTCGACGAGCTACACCCGTTCAGCAAGGGGGTCGGCGTCGCCGCTCCCCAACTCGGCATCGGCCGCGCCGCCGCCGTCGTCCGCCCCCCAGACCGCGGCGGCGAACCCGTCGTCCTGCTCAACCCGCGGGTGGTCGACGCCGCGCCCGACAGCGACGAACAGTACGAGGGGTGTCTCTCCTTCTTCGATCAGCGAGGTCTCGTTCCCCGCCCGCTACGAATCGACGTCGAGCACACCCATCTGGACGGCAGTCGCGTCATCACCTCGTACGAGTACGCCATGGCGCGCCTCGTGGCCCACGAGATCGACCACCTCGAGGGGCGCCTCTACGTCGATCGGATGGCCCCCGGCGTACCCCTGGTGCCGGTCGAGGAGTACCGGCACACCGGGCAGCCCTGGCGCTACTGA
- a CDS encoding globin domain-containing protein: MDDVARLLKESWTLVEEHRDRLSEHFYARLFLLDPELRSLFPAQMAGQGDRLLEAIITAAHTVDDPEGFDEFLRSLGRDHRKYHVEATHYETMGVALLDALRSTAGDGWNLTFDQAWRDAYAAISGKMLAGAAADDNPPFWHAEVLTHARYGPDTAVLTVRALQHPLRWQAGQYVSIEAPRYHPRVWRTYSVANAPNDENVLEFHVRTPPGAGWLSGALVRRVKPGDLLRLAAPMGSMTLDRASDRDILCVAGGVGLAPVKALVEELAGYNRTRWVHVFYGARTPLDLYGLAGLQEMVARHPWLSVTPACSADTGFDGELGDISEVVGRYGPWTAHDCYVSGAAPMVRATLRVLSGDEVPAERTRYDTYGDL, from the coding sequence GTGGACGACGTCGCGCGGCTACTCAAGGAGAGTTGGACCCTGGTTGAGGAGCACCGGGACCGGCTGAGCGAGCACTTCTACGCCCGGCTGTTCCTGCTCGACCCCGAGCTGCGTTCGCTTTTTCCGGCGCAGATGGCGGGTCAGGGTGATCGTCTGTTGGAGGCGATCATCACCGCCGCCCACACGGTGGACGACCCGGAGGGCTTCGACGAGTTCCTCCGTTCGCTGGGCCGGGACCACCGCAAGTACCACGTCGAGGCGACGCACTACGAGACCATGGGCGTCGCCCTGCTGGACGCCTTGCGCAGCACTGCCGGCGACGGCTGGAATCTGACCTTCGACCAGGCCTGGCGGGACGCGTACGCGGCGATCTCGGGCAAGATGCTCGCGGGGGCGGCGGCGGACGACAACCCGCCGTTCTGGCATGCCGAGGTGCTGACCCATGCCCGGTACGGGCCGGACACGGCGGTGTTGACGGTCCGGGCCCTCCAGCATCCGCTGCGGTGGCAGGCGGGCCAGTACGTCAGCATTGAGGCGCCCCGATACCACCCGCGGGTGTGGCGGACCTATTCGGTGGCGAACGCGCCAAACGACGAGAACGTGCTGGAGTTCCACGTTCGGACTCCGCCGGGCGCGGGGTGGTTGTCCGGCGCGTTGGTCCGTCGGGTGAAGCCGGGTGACCTGTTGCGGTTGGCGGCGCCGATGGGGTCGATGACGTTGGATCGGGCGTCGGACCGGGACATCCTCTGTGTCGCCGGCGGGGTTGGGTTGGCTCCGGTGAAGGCGCTGGTCGAGGAGCTGGCGGGCTATAACCGGACCCGCTGGGTGCACGTCTTCTACGGCGCCCGTACGCCGCTTGACCTCTATGGCCTGGCCGGGCTCCAGGAGATGGTCGCCCGGCATCCGTGGTTGTCGGTGACGCCGGCGTGCAGTGCGGACACGGGCTTCGACGGTGAACTGGGCGATATCTCCGAGGTGGTCGGCCGGTACGGCCCGTGGACGGCGCACGACTGCTACGTCTCCGGGGCGGCGCCGATGGTCCGGGCCACACTGCGGGTCCTGTCCGGCGACGAGGTGCCGGCGGAGCGTACTCGGTACGACACCTATGGTGATTTGTAG
- a CDS encoding CPBP family intramembrane glutamic endopeptidase, producing MTLDLDRPLTRRTLSTETWLVLGLSLGQSAVYALVSIVAKLTADGPLSAQTAALNTSRSERPYLDLTYQLLVISFALLPVLLAVHLLARNPGDPARTLGLDARHPGQDLVRGAGLAALIGLPGLALFWAAARLGLNATLVPAALPDLWWAAPVLIFAAVQNAVLEEVIVVGYLVTRLRQLQWRLGAVVATSALLRGSYHLYQGFGAFVGNAVMGVVFSLYFLRTRRVMPLVVAHTLLDIVAFVGYTALPKEWFDWL from the coding sequence GTGACCCTCGATCTGGACCGGCCGTTGACTCGCCGGACGCTGAGCACCGAAACGTGGCTGGTCCTCGGCCTGTCACTCGGCCAGTCAGCCGTCTACGCCCTGGTGTCGATCGTCGCCAAACTCACCGCCGACGGACCGCTGTCGGCACAGACCGCCGCACTGAACACGTCCCGATCCGAGCGGCCCTACCTCGACCTCACCTACCAGCTGCTCGTGATCAGCTTCGCCCTGCTGCCGGTACTGCTCGCCGTACACCTGCTGGCTCGCAACCCCGGCGACCCGGCCCGGACTCTCGGCCTGGACGCCCGACATCCCGGCCAGGACCTCGTCCGCGGCGCCGGCCTGGCCGCGCTGATCGGCCTGCCCGGCCTGGCCCTGTTCTGGGCGGCGGCGCGGCTCGGCCTCAACGCGACGCTGGTGCCCGCCGCCCTGCCGGACCTCTGGTGGGCAGCACCAGTGTTGATCTTTGCTGCGGTCCAGAACGCCGTGCTGGAAGAAGTGATCGTGGTCGGCTACCTCGTCACCCGACTACGGCAGCTCCAGTGGCGCCTCGGTGCGGTGGTCGCCACCAGCGCGCTACTCCGCGGCTCCTACCACCTCTACCAGGGGTTCGGCGCGTTCGTCGGGAACGCGGTCATGGGCGTCGTGTTCAGCCTGTACTTCCTACGAACCCGGCGGGTGATGCCACTGGTGGTGGCGCACACGCTCCTGGATATCGTGGCCTTTGTCGGCTACACGGCGCTGCCGAAGGAATGGTTCGACTGGCTCTGA
- a CDS encoding helix-turn-helix domain-containing protein: MDPQQLKDVKRALGRRLAAWRKTRGLIQDDVARLVNSTRSTVAGVERGEQVVDRVFWVQCESLLQAGGELIAGYDEYRSFEIRHREEKADAARHARWGTVLDHQTITEASSPSRLPDPDRLLPTTGASTGDSVLVQDPGEAYVGVRQAIMIVARETSKHAMDAGASAAPHKFLTGHAALRGRPS, encoded by the coding sequence TTGGACCCGCAGCAACTCAAGGATGTGAAGCGGGCGCTTGGACGGCGGCTCGCCGCGTGGCGCAAGACGCGTGGTCTGATTCAGGATGACGTGGCGCGGCTGGTGAACAGCACTCGAAGCACGGTGGCCGGGGTCGAACGCGGCGAGCAGGTGGTCGACCGGGTCTTCTGGGTGCAGTGCGAGTCACTTCTCCAGGCCGGCGGCGAGCTGATCGCCGGCTACGACGAGTACCGGTCGTTCGAGATCAGGCATCGGGAGGAAAAGGCCGACGCGGCACGCCACGCCCGCTGGGGCACAGTCCTCGATCACCAGACGATCACCGAGGCCAGCTCCCCCAGCCGGCTTCCCGATCCCGACAGGCTGTTGCCGACCACAGGTGCTTCCACTGGTGACTCAGTATTGGTGCAGGATCCGGGTGAAGCGTACGTTGGGGTGCGGCAGGCGATCATGATCGTCGCGCGGGAGACCAGCAAGCACGCGATGGACGCAGGGGCTAGTGCAGCCCCGCATAAGTTCTTGACGGGTCATGCGGCCTTGAGGGGGCGGCCGTCGTAG
- a CDS encoding IS630 family transposase, with the protein MARLQPVDRVQLTRRRRKALTRIAGQSSAQFRQVRRARILLAAANRVPNAQIARQVGCTVATVRKTRRDYRTRGMRALNDRPRPGRPPLYDIDVHLLIIATATSEPPDTDAQWTHPLIAGHLRQRHGIAISASQVGRILAGVDIKPHRVRGWLNRPDDPGFFARAEQICTLYQHVPAGTVLLSVDEKTGIQAKSRRYRTRRAGHRRPERREFEYRRHGTVSLMAALDVSDGTVRPKIIDRNNSDAFLDFLTEIDLETPAHLRIHLVLDNGSSHTSKATRAWLAARPRFSVTYTPKHASWLNIVELVFSILTRRLLRRGEFTSREHLANKILKFFTHYNRTAKPFRWTYDGRPLKAA; encoded by the coding sequence ATGGCCAGGCTGCAACCTGTCGACCGGGTCCAGCTGACCCGGCGCCGCCGCAAGGCCCTGACCCGAATCGCCGGGCAGTCCAGCGCACAGTTCCGGCAGGTCCGCCGGGCCCGGATCCTGCTCGCCGCCGCGAACCGGGTCCCGAACGCGCAGATCGCCCGGCAGGTCGGCTGCACGGTGGCCACCGTGCGTAAGACCCGCCGCGACTACCGCACCCGGGGCATGCGCGCCCTTAACGACCGGCCCCGCCCGGGACGCCCGCCGCTCTACGACATCGACGTACACCTGCTGATCATCGCGACCGCGACCAGTGAGCCACCCGACACCGACGCCCAATGGACCCACCCGCTGATCGCCGGGCACCTGCGGCAGCGGCACGGCATCGCGATCTCCGCCAGCCAGGTCGGGCGGATCCTGGCCGGTGTCGACATCAAACCGCACCGAGTCCGGGGCTGGCTCAACCGGCCCGACGATCCCGGCTTCTTCGCCCGTGCCGAGCAGATCTGCACTCTCTACCAGCATGTTCCCGCCGGCACGGTACTGCTCAGCGTGGACGAGAAGACCGGTATTCAGGCCAAGTCACGCCGATACCGGACCCGCCGCGCGGGGCACCGCCGCCCGGAACGCCGCGAGTTCGAGTACCGCCGACACGGCACCGTCTCACTGATGGCCGCCCTCGACGTCTCCGACGGCACCGTCCGGCCGAAGATCATCGACCGCAACAACTCCGACGCCTTCCTCGACTTCCTCACCGAGATCGACCTCGAAACCCCTGCCCACCTGCGGATTCACCTGGTCCTGGACAACGGGTCCAGTCACACCTCGAAAGCCACCCGGGCCTGGCTGGCCGCACGCCCGAGGTTCAGCGTGACCTACACCCCGAAACACGCGTCCTGGCTGAACATAGTGGAACTGGTCTTCTCGATCCTGACCCGCAGGCTACTGCGTCGCGGCGAGTTCACCTCCCGCGAGCACCTCGCCAACAAGATCCTCAAGTTCTTCACCCACTACAACCGGACCGCGAAACCCTTCCGCTGGACCTACGACGGCCGCCCCCTCAAGGCCGCATGA
- a CDS encoding DddA-like double-stranded DNA deaminase toxin — translation MASVAAGLRTVLDGIARTRAGAAAGVEAAIRARDRLTAVTASSRHPLVDQALQHVTAAIERLQVADRDAALAASALVAYGRTLGISLPVPPPVSAPTRGAAPVPSWIRQTGQDLPTRPDDHGPTHGQAFDSTGRPLSAEPWRSGRNIASTSDLRPIPGLKGFPWTLTDHVESRAAQQMRRPGAPREVSLVVNKEPCTDDPYGCDRILRHIIPAGSRLTIYVRDPDAPAGVRTVGQYEGTGKGIVS, via the coding sequence ATGGCCTCGGTCGCCGCCGGGCTGCGCACGGTCCTGGACGGCATCGCCCGGACACGGGCAGGGGCGGCGGCTGGGGTCGAGGCGGCGATCCGGGCCCGCGATCGGCTCACCGCAGTGACCGCGTCCAGTCGGCACCCGCTGGTCGACCAAGCCTTGCAGCACGTCACGGCCGCGATCGAGCGCCTACAGGTGGCAGACCGGGACGCGGCCCTGGCAGCATCTGCCCTTGTAGCGTATGGCCGCACTCTCGGCATCAGCCTCCCGGTACCACCCCCGGTATCGGCCCCGACGCGCGGCGCTGCCCCGGTGCCGTCCTGGATCCGGCAGACCGGACAGGATCTGCCCACTCGCCCCGACGATCACGGCCCGACCCACGGCCAGGCATTCGACTCGACCGGACGCCCGTTGTCGGCCGAGCCTTGGAGAAGCGGACGCAACATCGCATCTACCAGCGATCTGCGTCCGATTCCCGGGCTGAAGGGGTTTCCGTGGACGCTCACCGATCACGTGGAGTCACGTGCCGCTCAGCAGATGCGCCGTCCCGGCGCACCGCGCGAGGTCAGTCTCGTGGTCAACAAAGAGCCCTGCACGGACGACCCGTACGGTTGCGATCGGATACTGCGACACATCATCCCGGCGGGTTCGCGTCTCACGATCTACGTGCGAGATCCGGACGCTCCGGCTGGGGTGCGAACGGTCGGCCAGTACGAGGGAACCGGAAAGGGGATCGTGTCGTGA
- a CDS encoding Imm1 family immunity protein, producing the protein MSYVVTWGRGNRRPGSTIAEVDTALNDAAASGVPQVVGIYPPQHLAGDASPWDAPLPPALQIGVGHPDRSFVLWLGPEGGIGVEADAPPWPDGTPDIAFDYGGDAVFAGPDRARVTPDTARQAAREFVRTGQRPTCVQWTSDQ; encoded by the coding sequence GTGAGCTACGTCGTCACGTGGGGTCGGGGTAACCGCCGGCCCGGCTCCACCATCGCGGAGGTGGACACCGCTCTCAACGACGCCGCCGCGTCCGGTGTCCCGCAAGTCGTCGGGATCTACCCGCCGCAGCACCTGGCTGGTGACGCTTCTCCATGGGACGCACCGCTGCCGCCGGCGCTACAGATCGGCGTTGGCCATCCGGACCGGTCGTTTGTGCTCTGGCTCGGCCCCGAAGGCGGGATCGGCGTCGAGGCGGATGCCCCACCGTGGCCGGACGGCACCCCCGACATCGCCTTCGACTACGGCGGCGACGCCGTTTTCGCCGGCCCCGACCGAGCCCGAGTCACACCGGACACCGCTCGGCAGGCCGCTCGCGAGTTCGTCCGCACTGGCCAGCGACCGACCTGCGTACAGTGGACAAGCGACCAGTAG
- a CDS encoding DUF4279 domain-containing protein yields MIRAMRVDQYVYFSLRSDHMPAREMAGRLGMEPDEISVKASKRVDPPVPCVHAWRLVCRDGGLTLDEQIDRLIERLEPFADEIAALAREIDASEGEGITGTLQVVRYFNDDGGEGESPQPNGTDLVRLPGQHQRLGWHLDRKVLEFLHRTGAELDVDEYGDD; encoded by the coding sequence ATGATCAGAGCCATGCGGGTAGATCAGTATGTGTACTTCTCATTGCGGTCGGACCACATGCCGGCGCGCGAGATGGCGGGCCGCTTGGGCATGGAGCCAGACGAGATTAGCGTCAAGGCCAGCAAGAGGGTGGACCCTCCGGTGCCGTGTGTTCACGCGTGGAGGCTTGTGTGCCGTGATGGTGGCCTGACGCTCGATGAGCAGATTGACCGCCTCATCGAGCGACTTGAGCCCTTCGCCGATGAGATCGCGGCCCTGGCTAGAGAGATCGATGCGTCGGAGGGGGAGGGCATCACCGGGACGCTCCAGGTGGTGCGCTACTTCAATGACGACGGTGGCGAAGGGGAGAGTCCGCAGCCGAACGGCACTGACCTGGTTCGCTTACCCGGCCAGCATCAGCGTCTTGGCTGGCACCTCGATCGCAAGGTCCTGGAGTTTCTTCACCGCACGGGAGCCGAGCTGGACGTGGACGAGTACGGGGATGACTAA
- a CDS encoding integrase core domain-containing protein, producing the protein MNAIMERWIRTCRRELLDRTLILNQRHLLHALREYEVFYNEHRPHQGIANVRPLAPLPEPITDPDRLTHLNIHRRDRLGGILHEYEHAA; encoded by the coding sequence ATGAACGCGATCATGGAACGCTGGATCCGGACCTGCCGGCGTGAACTCCTCGACCGGACGCTGATCCTCAACCAGCGGCACCTGCTGCACGCACTCCGCGAATACGAGGTCTTCTACAACGAGCATCGCCCTCATCAGGGCATCGCCAACGTCCGGCCACTCGCGCCACTGCCCGAACCGATCACCGACCCGGACCGGCTCACCCACCTGAACATCCATCGACGTGACCGTCTCGGCGGCATCCTCCACGAGTACGAACACGCTGCCTGA
- a CDS encoding transcriptional regulator — MLFRLAYLGVTNTLTLLRLLPMSDRDKDAEILALRHQIMVLERHLHGDRVRFTPADRAWLAALLHPLPRTVRNQLRLLVRPETVLRWHRDLIARRHARSSRPHRAGRPRTIRSIRRLVLRLASENSTWGYRRIHGELLVLGVKVAASTVWEILKEAGVDPAPQRTSNTWATFLRSQAHAIIAADFFETVMLTGARLYVLAVIEHATRRIPNPRCHSAPDRSLGDPDRTQPGDGPGRRRLPGEIHDPGQGWHVPGPVRHRPRRRRYRCRPYRDTGTPDERDHGTLDPDLPA, encoded by the coding sequence GTGTTGTTTCGACTGGCGTACCTCGGCGTGACCAACACTCTGACCCTACTGCGGCTGCTTCCGATGAGCGACCGCGACAAGGACGCCGAAATCCTCGCGCTACGGCACCAGATCATGGTGCTCGAACGGCACCTGCACGGCGACCGGGTCCGGTTCACCCCAGCGGATCGGGCCTGGCTCGCGGCCCTGCTGCACCCGCTACCGCGAACCGTGCGCAACCAGCTGCGGCTGCTGGTGCGCCCGGAGACCGTACTGCGCTGGCACCGCGATCTGATCGCCCGCCGGCATGCCAGGAGTTCCCGGCCCCACCGGGCCGGACGGCCACGAACGATCCGGTCAATCCGCCGGCTGGTCCTGCGCCTAGCCTCGGAGAACAGCACCTGGGGATACCGCCGTATCCACGGCGAACTACTCGTCCTGGGCGTCAAGGTCGCCGCCTCCACCGTCTGGGAGATCCTGAAAGAGGCCGGTGTCGATCCGGCACCTCAGCGCACCAGCAACACATGGGCGACGTTCCTACGCTCCCAAGCCCACGCCATCATCGCCGCCGACTTTTTCGAAACCGTGATGCTGACCGGTGCACGCCTCTACGTCCTGGCCGTCATCGAACACGCCACCCGCCGCATCCCGAATCCTCGGTGCCACAGCGCACCCGACCGCAGCCTGGGTGACCCAGACCGCACGCAACCTGGTGATGGACCTGGAAGACGCCGGCTGCCAGGTGAAATACATGATCCGGGACAGGGATGGCACGTACCCGGTCCTGTTCGACATCGTCCTCGCCGACGCCGGTATCGATGTCGTCCGTACCGGGACACGGGTACCCCGGATGAACGCGATCATGGAACGCTGGATCCGGACCTGCCGGCGTGA
- a CDS encoding ABC transporter permease: protein MTESAIEAVPETAKTNARTSFWDLLAAEWIKFWSLLSITWTLVVSGVAILAFNCYSAYGDYANLEGFSAAARADFTKYAMFDAFTPVSCLVLILALGAIGANVVVSEYSTGLIRSTFTAVPARGAVMVAKLVVVTAVSSLYGLVVVGGSFFVTQAILDQKDVGLSITDPGVAERVLASVLMAPLAPLVAMAIGVLLRHSIATISGYVVAYILVPISLSEQTYATAVIGHLTPYRAWMRITDIDFGSRPYPWPISDAWTVYAVWAMVAVILTVVVVKRRDH, encoded by the coding sequence GTGACCGAGTCGGCGATCGAAGCGGTGCCGGAGACCGCGAAAACGAATGCTCGGACGAGCTTCTGGGATCTGCTGGCGGCCGAGTGGATAAAGTTCTGGTCGTTGCTCTCGATCACCTGGACGCTGGTGGTGAGCGGCGTTGCCATTTTAGCCTTCAACTGCTATTCGGCGTATGGAGACTATGCCAATCTGGAGGGATTCTCGGCGGCCGCTCGCGCGGACTTCACCAAGTATGCGATGTTCGACGCCTTCACCCCCGTGTCCTGCCTCGTGCTCATACTGGCGCTCGGCGCGATAGGCGCGAACGTCGTGGTCAGTGAGTACAGCACCGGCCTGATCCGGTCCACCTTCACGGCGGTACCGGCGCGCGGCGCGGTGATGGTGGCGAAGCTTGTCGTCGTCACGGCGGTGTCATCATTATACGGCCTGGTGGTCGTCGGTGGGTCCTTCTTCGTCACCCAGGCGATCCTCGACCAGAAGGACGTGGGTCTGTCGATTACCGATCCGGGTGTGGCGGAACGGGTGCTGGCCTCCGTGCTGATGGCGCCGCTGGCCCCGCTGGTGGCCATGGCCATCGGTGTCCTCCTGCGGCACAGCATCGCCACGATCAGCGGGTACGTGGTCGCCTACATACTCGTGCCGATCTCGCTCAGCGAGCAGACTTACGCCACCGCCGTGATCGGCCACCTGACGCCCTACCGCGCGTGGATGCGCATCACCGACATCGATTTCGGCAGCCGACCCTACCCGTGGCCGATCTCCGACGCGTGGACCGTCTACGCCGTCTGGGCGATGGTCGCGGTGATCCTCACGGTGGTGGTCGTGAAGCGCAGGGACCACTGA